Within the Micromonospora citrea genome, the region CGGGGTGGGCGTCCGGGCCGGCGGCCAACGCGGCGGTGATGGCCGCGAGGTTGACGGCGTGCCCGCCGGCGGGCGCGGCGGCCAGGCTGGTCAGCCCCGTCGCCCGTAGCGCGGCCCCGAACGGCGGGCGGTAGCCGTAGCCGACCAGCACCGCCATCCCCGGCACATTCTGCGCGGCCATGGTGACCAGGAAGAGCGGCAGCGCCAGGCCGACCAGGGCCGAGACGTTCCAGGCCGGTGTGGTCAGCTCCACGGCCGGCAGCAGCCGGGCACCGCCGAGGTCGGCGACGGGGGCGGTCAGCGCGATCGCCGCCACCGCCACCGCCAGCGCGCCCGGCACCGCCCAGCGCCGCGCGAACCGGTGCAGAATCAGCCAGCCGAGCACCACGGGAGCGGCCAGCCGGGGCACCTCGACCAGCGCGCGGACCGGCGCGGTGCACAGCGGCAGCAGGACGCCGGCCAGCATGGCGCCCGCGACCGGCCGGGGGATCGCCGCGACGGCCCGACCGAGCGCCGGGAACAGCCCGGCCGCCACGATCAGGACGCCCGAGACGAGGAACGCCCCCACGGCGACGGGCCAGCCGCCGGGCACCGGGCCGGTGGCGACCAGCAGCGCCGCGCCCGGGGTGGACCAGGCGACGCTCATCGGGATCCGGTGCCGCAGGCCGAGCCATACGGCGGACACCCCGGACGCGACGCAGACCGCCAGCAGCCCGGAGGCGGCCTGCGCGTCGGTGGCGCCGACGGCCCGCAGGCCGGCCAGCACCACGGTGAACGAACTGGCGAAGCCCACCAGCGCGGTCACCACCCCCGCCAGCAACGGCTGCGACCGTCCCGCCATCCCCGCCCCCGATCGTTCCGTTTACGGAACAGCACCGTGTAGCACCATAGCGGGATGCCACCGACGTCACCAGCCCAGCCACCGCACACCGACCCGGAACTCGTGGCCGTCGGCCGGCGGCTACGCGTACTGCGCGAGGAGCGGGGCATCTCGCTGTCCACCCTGGCCCGGCTGGCCGGGGTGGGGAAGGCGACCCTCTCCGGGCTGGAGCACGGCACCCGCAACCCGACCCTGGAGACGCTCTACGCGATCACCGCGCAGCTCGGCGTGCCACTGACGGCCGTGCTCTCCGGCCCGGGCACCGGCCCCACCATCCGCGGCGCGGCGGTCAGCGGCATCCTGCTGGAGGTCTTCGAGGACGCCGACGCCACCTACGAGCTGTACCGGATGCTGGTCTCCCCCGGCCGGGAACAGCTCTCCCCCGCGCACCAGCGGGGCGTCACCGAGCACGTCACCGTCTTCGCGGGCGTGCTGCGCGCCGGCCCGGTCGACGCGCCGCTCATCGCCGCCGCCGGCGGGCACCTGCGCTGGACGTCCGACGTGCCGCACGTGTACGCCGCCGTCGGCGACGAGGAGGTCGCGGCCAGCCTCCTGCTCCGCTACCCCCGCCACTGAAGGCCCCACCACCGACCACCGAGCGGCGACGGGCGACGGCACACCCACCGACCGTCCGCCGACGTCGGCAGCAGGCCGGCCGGCCGTCGGCGCCGGCAGCAGGCCCCGACCGGCCGCCGGCGTCGACAGCAGGCCGGCCGTCCGTCGGCGCCGGCAGCAGGTCAGCCGTCGACGGGCGTCGACACCGGCAGCCGCCGCTGCACCGCCCAGATGGCCGCCTCCGTACGCGACGCCGACCCGGTCTTGCGCAGCAGGTTGGACACGTGCACGGTGACCGTACGCACGGAGATGCCGAGCGCCCGCGCCGCCTGCTTGTTGGACATCCCGGCGACCAGGCAGCCCAGCACCTCGATCTCCCGCCCGGTCAGCTCGGCGTCGACCGGGTCGGCGGGCCGGGGCGCCACCGTCGCCGACCGCACCGGCCCCACCCGGGCGGGCCGCGACGGCGGGGACGGAAGCCGGGGCGAGGGCGGGCGGAGCAACGCCTCGGGCCCCTGGCCGGCGTGCGCGGCGAGCAGTTCGGTAAGCGCGTACGGGTTGCCACCGGTGCGCCGCCAGACCGCGCGCACCAGCCGGCCGGAGGGACGCGGGTCCGCGTACACCTGGGTCAGCACCTCGCCGACCTCGGCCGGGAGCAGCGGTCCGAGGTGTTGACGGACGGCGCCGCGCACGCCGCAGAGCCGGGCCAGCGCGCGGACCGCGAGGTCCGGCGCGACCGCGTCGGCGGCGGGCCGGGTGGCCACCACCAGCAGCGCCGGCAGGTCGGCGGCGGCGGCCAGCTCGCCGACCAGGTTGAGGCTGGCCGGGTCGAGGGCGTGCAGGTCCTCCACCACCAGCACCGCCGGCCCCGCG harbors:
- a CDS encoding benzoate/H(+) symporter BenE family transporter; amino-acid sequence: MAGRSQPLLAGVVTALVGFASSFTVVLAGLRAVGATDAQAASGLLAVCVASGVSAVWLGLRHRIPMSVAWSTPGAALLVATGPVPGGWPVAVGAFLVSGVLIVAAGLFPALGRAVAAIPRPVAGAMLAGVLLPLCTAPVRALVEVPRLAAPVVLGWLILHRFARRWAVPGALAVAVAAIALTAPVADLGGARLLPAVELTTPAWNVSALVGLALPLFLVTMAAQNVPGMAVLVGYGYRPPFGAALRATGLTSLAAAPAGGHAVNLAAITAALAAGPDAHPDPDRRWIASVTAGAGLALLGLGAGAATALIALAPPVLIEAVAGLALLGALATALTSALAEPAAREAAVVTFVVTASGVTLLGVGGAFWGLVAGGLMLLLFRWRPADPAAGVPGVPGPGEAGSDSAGLDSAGPASARSDSAGLDSAGSDSAGLDSAGPDSVAVTSSASGRTGG
- a CDS encoding helix-turn-helix domain-containing protein, producing MPPTSPAQPPHTDPELVAVGRRLRVLREERGISLSTLARLAGVGKATLSGLEHGTRNPTLETLYAITAQLGVPLTAVLSGPGTGPTIRGAAVSGILLEVFEDADATYELYRMLVSPGREQLSPAHQRGVTEHVTVFAGVLRAGPVDAPLIAAAGGHLRWTSDVPHVYAAVGDEEVAASLLLRYPRH
- a CDS encoding helix-turn-helix domain-containing protein produces the protein MMPVSMVGRAGELAELDRAWSTVACSRRSAPAVAVITGEAGVGKSLLVAAALDAFAPRPAVVLSGAARVHSPAPYDWLAAVLTGRDTSALDLPPDALAWLAQQPTAPRERYAPGTLLRLAVRVVRLLVGAGPAVLVVEDLHALDPASLNLVGELAAAADLPALLVVATRPAADAVAPDLAVRALARLCGVRGAVRQHLGPLLPAEVGEVLTQVYADPRPSGRLVRAVWRRTGGNPYALTELLAAHAGQGPEALLRPPSPRLPSPPSRPARVGPVRSATVAPRPADPVDAELTGREIEVLGCLVAGMSNKQAARALGISVRTVTVHVSNLLRKTGSASRTEAAIWAVQRRLPVSTPVDG